Below is a genomic region from Vibrio cortegadensis.
GTCAGCGCCCCGATTTATGCGGGGGTCAGTCTAATGGCAATGAGTCATATTGCTGGCTTACAAACTAAGCCTCGCCATATATCCAAAGGCTTACAATTTACAATTCCAGTGATTCTAGCAACACTGTTTAGCCTGATGTTGCAAGGTGTCGCAGGAATGATTATCCCATTTCTTTCAATGTACTTATCCATTGCATTTAGTAACTCTATCCTGTTGATTTGTGAGAAACGTGTTTCTCCGATGCAGTCTTTGTTGCTTTCTCTACGTGCAGTGAATAAAAAAATCCTACAAGTTACCGCACTCTACATGGTAGTGATGATGATGTTTGTCATTGCAGCAATGTTTTATGGCATTGGATTGATCTTCGTTCTTCCTTTCTTTTTCCACGTTAAAGGCATTATTTATCGTGAAATGTTTGGTATTAAGCTAAAAATAGTCGCTTCAGATCGACCGAACAAAAACGACGATGATAACGACAACGACCCTCAGGTGTTTAATGCGTAAAAAAATTGGCTTGGCTGCCGTTAGCCTTATTGCAGGTTGTAGCCTGTTTATCGCCCAACAAAATAGAGTTGAAGTCGAGGAACAAAAAGCTCAAGCAGAGAGAGCAAACAAAAACTCAAAAAGTGATATTTCATTATCGTATCTTCCGTCAGGGCTCCCGGATTTCGCAGCATTGAGCAATGCTAAAGAGAAGAAAGAGGCGTTTTTTGATTTTATGCGACCTGGTGTCATGATCGAAAATAGTCGCATTGAAAAAGAACGTACCTTTTTGACAACCTTAGGAAAAGGCGTTGCAGAAGGTGAGGTAGATTCTGAACAACTTGATTACGCTCAACGTTTAGGGAAACTATATAGTTACCCTGTCACTAAATCCAGCGTCAATCAAAAATGGTTAGATGAGATGCTACTTAGAGTCAACGTTCTTCCTGAAGCATTAGTATTAACGCAAGCAGCTAATGAGTCGGCATGGGGAACCTCTCGTTTCGCCACTAGCGCAAACAACTTCTTTGGACAATGGTGTTACACAAAAGGTTGTGGCGTTGTGCCTTTAAAACGCTCAGGAGAGGCTACGCACGAAGTAGCAAAGTTCAGCTCGGTACAAGAGTCTATTCACCGATACTTTATGAATGTGAATCGAAATGCAGCTTATAAAGAGTTACGTATAATACGCGCAGATCGTTTGGAAAAAGGAGAGAACTTACTTTCGGAGCAAACAGCAACCGCACTGACTAATGGTTTACTTAAATACTCGGAAAGAGGCCAAAGTTATGTTGATGATTTACAAGCGATGATCCGTCACAACAAATCGTTTTGGTCACAATAGAAGTAACTCTTCAATGATAGACTTACTTGTTGCTTTGACTTACAGCCTTTAATTTTATAAGAATTGAATAATAATGAAAAAATTACCGCTCGCACTAATTGGATTGTTTCTTGGAATATCTGTCAGTACCGCTCACGCTCAAGAGTACATGTTTACTTATTCAAAGCTTTATAGCCAAATAAAGAATAATAATAAAGAGGGGCATGACGATGTTAAAGTCGGAGTGTTCTTTGTTGATGCTGATACAAAGAAAATCTGTACGATTGACAAAGCTTGGATGGAGAAAGAAGAGCATTATGAAGAGTTCGTCATTCCAAGTTCGAATGAATTACCGATCCCTTTTGATATGAACTTGAAATCAGCTAATCCATTAGTTTTCGTACAGACAGAGGAAAGTGTTCAGTGCGATTATTCATTGGTTGTGATGACTAAGAAACCGCTAGAAGGCCGAGTTAATTACGCGCAAGTTGAACAATTATTACCTCAAATGCAAGTGATGCTTGAAGACTTAGGCGGCATGTTTGCCAGTTGGTTTACGCCGGAAGTTCAAGGGTTAACACTTGAATTCTCAAACAACATTAATGGTCATATCAACGTATCAAATGGAAAAGTGATTCCTATTGAAAACGGAAAAGCGGCTATTACGTTGAATGATATTCCACAAGATGGCTATTTGACTTTGCCTCAAGAGACCTTGCGTGTGCTTCCTTATTTACCCTCAGCGACACAAGAATAAGACAGTACTAAGATAGCAGTACAAAGATAAAGCAGCACTAGCCGGGTCAGGTTAAAGGCCCGGTTAAATAAAGTAATAACCTATCTCCTCGCATATTTAAACGTCCTGATAATTTCATCTTACTTCCGCCACTCAAGTTGTTAACTTCAGTTTTGTTGATCTGAGTATTCCATGATTCATTAAAACTCCGTATAATCGCCGCCCTAAATTGAATCCAACATAACATCAACGTCGATTTTATCGATGGTATGAGAACTCGCAATGAATCAAACAGATAGCCAAAAAGATAACGTAGAATTTAACAAACTTGAGAAGCGTTTACGCCGTAATGTAGGTAATGCGATCATCGACTACAACATGATTGAAGAAAATGACGTTGTAATGGCATGCATTAGTGGTGGTAAAGATTCATTTGCGATGTTGGATATTTTGCTAAGACTTCAAAAAGCAGCTCCAGTGAAGTTTAACGTTGTTGCGGTGAATTTAGACCAAAAACAGCCAGGCTTCCCTGAGCATGTTTTGCCTGAATATTTCGAGAGTCTTGGTATTGATTACTATATTGTCGACAAAGATACTTACTCCGTTGTAAAAGAGAAAATCGAAGAAGGCAAAACGACATGTGGACTTTGTTCTCGTTTACGTCGTGGTACTCTTTATTCATTTGCAGAGAAAATTGGCGCGACTAAAATTGCATTAGGTCACCATCTAGATGACATCGTTGAAACTATGTTCTTAAACATGTTCCATGGTGCTCGTTTAAAAGCGATGCCACCTAAGCTTCGTTCAGATGATGGTCGTAACGTTGTTATTCGCCCTTTGACCTACTGCCGAGAAAAAGACTTAATTCAGTACGCAGAGCACCAACAGTTTCCGATTATTCCTTGCAACCTTTGTGGCTCACAAGAAAATCTTCAACGTCAAAGCATTAAAGCGATGCTTATTGATTGGGATAAGAAAACACCTGGCCGAGTTAATCAGATTTTCAAATCTCTACAAAACATTAGCCCAAGCCAGCTAGCGGATAAAGAGCTGTTCGATTTTGTGAATTTACCTCTTGATCGTAGCACTGAAAAACCAGAGTACCTATTTAACGAAGAGACTATTTCTTCAACGAATATTGACGAATCTATGTATATCAATGTTGCTAATATCTAGCGTTCTCTAGTAGGCGCTATAAACTTTAGCCCTTAGACGAACAAGCTGAATAAAGCGCTACAAAAAAGCCCCAACTTAAAATCAAGCTGGGGCTTTTTATTTATACTGAAAAACAGTCAGTCTTGCGAGAAATCCAATCCTAATTACGCGGTTTGGCTAGGATCTAAAGGGCTAACATAACCTTTTGGTTTTAACGCAAGAACATCACAATTTATCTTATCGATCACATGCTCTGCGGTGTTACCGATAAATACAGCAGAGAGTCCCGTTCTTCCCGTTGTTCCTAAAATAACCATTGCGGCATTCAATTTGCTCGCCGTTTCAGGAATGATGTCTTCAGGTAACCCTTGCTCTACAACGGTGAACTCTTCGTCAATGCCATGCTTCTGTCTTAAGGCTTTCATCGATGTTAAGTGATGCCCACGCACAGCATCGGTGTAGGTTGCAGGGTCGAATTCAGGCAGCTCGATAGTGATATTTGCTGGCGTGACTGGGTAAGCATTCACCAAGTAGGGCGTAGCACCCAATCGCTCACTCAAATTCTTGACCTGCTCAACCATGCAATCATTGAGATCAAGGTGAGTATCATTTTCTGAACCAACGTGAACCGATGCAAGAATGTTGGGGTTGTCAGGCCAATCAGAGTTTTTAATCAGCAAGACAGGGCACGGCGCTTTGCGCAATAAGTGCCAATCAGTAGGAGTGAAAATAACAGATTCTAGAATATCGTGCTTACGCGTCCCTTTAATCAAAATGTCATGACCACCACCGAACACTTCCGCAATAATGGCTTCATAAGGCCTATTGTGCCAAACCACTTTGACGGAAAACTCTATTGAGTCATCAATATATTGCGCAGCAACTTTTGTCATCCACTGTTCACGTTGATGGATCACGCCACGTCGCATTGCATCACGCTCATCCACAGAAAGCATCGATGTCATCTCATATGAAAAATCATAAATAGACAGGAAGAACTGAACATGACTTTTGGATTTACTTTTCCGAGCAAGCTGCATCGCTCTGGCAAGGGCAGGCTGCGCATCATGATTAATGTCAGCAACAACTAAGATTTTATTGTAAATACTCATAGAAACTCCCACTAATTGGAGTAGAACCATATGGTTACTGTAGCGTAGTTCTTACGAGATTATTAGGAAAACAGAGGGAATTTGGTGAGAAAATTGATGTAGCTCATCTTCGAGCTACATCATAGAATTGGCTGTTACTCTTTTGAAACACCAGCAAGTTCCATCAAAGCATCATGATCGATGATCGTAATGTACTTACCTTTAACACTTAAAATATCCGACTTTTGGAAGCGTCCAAGCAGGCGGCTAATGGTTTCAACGGTCAAGCCAAGGTAGTTACCAATATCACCGCGAGTCATTGTTAAGCGAAACTCTCGTGGGCTAAAGCCACGTTGAGAGAAACGAGTAGAAAGATTGTAAAGGAAAGCGGCAAGACGCTCTTCTGCATTCTTTTTAGAAAGAAGCAAAATCATTTCTTGATCACCTTTAATCTCGTTACTCATGAGTCGCATGATCTGTTGGCGCAACTTAGGCATTTTACCTGATAGATCATCTAGAATTTCGTATGGGATTTCACAAACCATCGATGTTTCTAGAGCTTGAGCAAAACTTGGGTGCGCATCATCAGTGATTGCGTCGAAACCGACCAAATCGCCAGCTAAATGAAAAGCAGTGATTTGTTCATCACCTTGCTCAGTTATCGTATAGCTTTTGATTGTACCCGAGCGTATTGCGTACAACGATTTAAGCTCATCCCCAGCTTTAAAAAGCTCTTGGCTTTTCTGAATTGGTTTCTTGCGTTCAATAATTTGATCAAGTTGATCAAGTTCTGATTCATTCAGTGTAAACGGAATACACAGCTGACTAATACTGCAATCCTGACAGTGAATTGCACATCCACCAGACTGAATACGTTTCGTCGCAGGTTTTTCAGAAATCATAATAACCTTTCACTATTTGATATACGTCAATATTTTAGCATCCATTACTACCAAAGGGTAGCAAAAAAGGCACTTTTCAGCGTTCTGTCATACGGTAAACGCGAGGATATTGATAGTATTAATAGCAGTATACAGCCCGTAAGCTAGGATCATTAAGGCACCAACATTGCGGAAAGTAGGGGATTGCTGAATAGTTTTAAGGTAAGACGCCCCAATACCGACGAGCAACATCGCAGGTAAAGTACCCAGTCCAAAAGAGAGCATGATGATAGCGCCATCAAAGGCACTCCCAGACACCGCAGACCAAGTAAGAGTTGAATAAACCAACCCACAAGGTAGCCAACCCCATATAAAGCCAAACGGCAGTGCATGCACCGAAGACTTCAATGGCAACAATGACTTACCTGCAGGGGAGATGAATTTCCATAATTTTTGGCCCAACTTCTCAATCACCAATAGCCCATGCCACCAACGACCGATATAAAAGGCCAACAAAATCATGAAAATCGCGGCTAAAAATCTTAACCAAACTAGCCCATGATTGATATCCGTTAAATTGGTTAGGCTAGATACCGTCCCGCCAATTAGAGCTCCGATAAGGGTGTAACTGAGCAAACGGCCAATATTATAAAAAATGGGAATTGTGAATCGATGTGAAGAATTATTACTGGATATCGACAGCATGGAAGCTATACCACCGCACATCCCCATACAATGACCAGCACCAATCAAACCGATAGCAAAAGCAGCAAGCCAATCAGGCGCCATTTTTATCTCCTGATCCTGGATGGTTTGACGCTACTTCGTCTAGTTTTTTTGATTCCTCTTTCGTTTTTGGTAAATCTTCGTCAAATAAAATACTGTGCCCCTGACGCTCTAAGTCTTCGAATTGTTCGCTTTTCACCGCCCAAAGAAAAATAGCAACGGCGATACAAACCAAAACGATGGCTATGGGGATAAGAATATAAAGGCTTTCCATCTTATTTACCTTGGTCTTTAAGTAATCGAAGTGAGTTGGAGACTACGATAATAGAACTTGCCGACATACCAACAACGGCAATATATGGCGCAACAAGTCCTGAAACCGCGAGAGGCAAAATTAGCAGGTTGTAACCTAAAGACCAAGCTAAGTTTTCGCGAATTATCTTACGTGTTTTAAGTGCCAGAGTTCGAGCCTCAAGTAATCGGTCAAGACGATCTCCAAGAAGAACCATATCAGCAGAAGCTTTAGCTACATCTGTACCGCCACCCATCGCGACAGACAGGTGAGCACCAGCAAGTGTTGGTGCATCGTTGATACCATCACCAACCATCATGGTGATTTGCCCATCATTGAGGTGATTTAAAAAACTAAGCTTATCTTCTGGTTTCGCATCACTAATCACTTCATTAATACCAATTTCATCGGCGACTAACTTAGCATTGGCATACGAATCGCCAGTCAACAACGTGGTCTTGATTCCTGCTTGTGCAAATTTCTTAATGAAGTTTACACTCTCTTTACGAATAGGATCACTGTAATGAAAAGTTGCTATATGCTTTCCATTCATTGAAAGGTAAACACAGTTACTTTGCACGGTTTGCTGTTTGTTCAATACAAATAGGGCACTACCAATTTTCAATTCTGAACCGTTATAATGACCAATAATCCCAGAGCCGATAATATTATTTACATCAGAGAGCGAAACCTCATTGTCGCTATATTCTCTAAATGCTTTGGCTATCGGGTGGTTAGCATGGCTTTCAAGAGCAGCAGCAAGAGACAAGCAGGATGCTTCATCAATCTCAGCAAGAACGTCGATTTTACTTATGACAACGTCACCTTTAGTCAAAGTACCTGTTTTATCAATCACTAAATGATTCACTTTACACAAAGTTTCAAACACATGACCTTTACGTAGAAGAATACCAAAGTTACCCATGCGAGAAGTCGCACAAGTAATAGCGGTTGGCGTAGCAAGAGATAGTGCGCAAGGGCAGGTTGCCACTAATACTGCTAGCATGATCCAAAATGCATCTTCAGGTTTAGACTGGTGCCAATACAGCCAAGTACAGCCAGCAATAACTAATAAAATAGCGACAAAATAACGCGCGACTACATCTGCAATTTGAGCAATTTGTGGTTTTGACATCTGCGCTTCATCTTGAAGACGAACAATATTCGAAATCATTGAATCTGCTTTCGATGAAGTCACTTCTAGTTCGAATGATTCATCACCATTTAATGTTCCAGCAAATACGGTTGAACCAACCTTTTTAACAACAGGGAGTGACTCACCGGTCAGCATGGATTCATTAATGTGAACGCGGCCAGATAAAATGACCCCATCAGCAGGAATATGTTCGCCAGGCCGTACACGTATTTGGTCTCCTAGTTTCAGCGTTCTGACTGGTACTTGATCTCCATCTAACGTCGTTGCAATGGCAGGGATTAATTTAAGTAAATTTCCACTTGCCGCAGCAGCTTTGCGTCTCGCTCGCATTTCCAAATATCTGCCCACTAATAAGAAGAAAGTGAACATTGAAATTGATTCAAAGAATACTTCACCTTGCTCAGTCACCGTTGCGATAAGGCTAGCGACATAAGCAAAAATAAGCGCGATAGATACGGGAACATCCATACCAAGCGTTCGAGCACGAATGCTACGCCATGCGTTGGTATAGAAAGGAAGCGCAGAGTAGAGGAGTACAGGTGTCGCGAATATTAAGCTGACCCAACGGAAGTAATGCTTGAACTCCGGCTCAAGATCACCAAAGACTTCTAAGTAGAGCGCAACGGCAAGCATCATCACTTGCATTGTTGCAAGGCCAGCAATCCCTAAACGATAGAGGTATTGCTTCATCGCCTCGTGGTACGCGGCTTCTTGTTTATCCGCTTCAAAAGGTGCAGCCTTATATCCTAAGCGATGGATAACACCTAAAAGTTCACTCAATCGAGTTTGAGTTTTATCCCAACCGAGAATTGCACGGTTGGTTGTAGTATTCACACGAATTGAAAATACGCCCGCTTGAGAAGAGACCTGCTTTTCAATCAGCCAAGCACAAGCGGCACAAGACACGCCTTCTAAAGAGAGAGTGACTTCTGCACTATTTTCTGAATTACGAACAAACTCAGACTGCACGTCTTCATTGTCATAATGAATTAGGGCGCGTAATTGTTCCGGTACAAGATCAGCCTTTTCAGCTGGAGCAGTACGATATTGATAGTACGATTCAAGTCCACTTTCGACAATGGTTTGGGCGACGGTTTCACAACCAGGGCAACACATCTCCCTATTTTCACCTAAAATTTCAACTTGAAAGTCCGTGTTGGCTGGTACTTCTTCACCACAGTGGTAACACGATTTGCACATAGTTTTAGTTCATTAGTTCTGTAGGGGACTCACTAGGAAAAGTAACACGACCTTGAACAAGCCACTCTGCATTATGCGGAGTAAGCTCGATAAACCAAGGTCCTTGCATCGCTTTATCAAGCGTTAGACGGTAATCACCATTTGCATCCGATGTAAGCAACTGAGTGAAATCTCGGTCAGGTAAAGTTCGGTGAACAAACATTGCTGTAAGCGCAGGGTAGTGATCTAACTGTCCCTTGTTAAATGAGATAACAACATCATTTTCGTCTGAAAAAACAGAAGCACTCAGCTCTAGTTCTTTCGCGACATTGATTTTTGATAAATCAATGTTGATGCCTTTTCCCTTTTTATAGTAATCCTCAGTCACTAAAGAAACAGAGTTTTGCGAAAACACGATGACAGTAATAACGGTCCATACCACAACGACAAGTGGCATCGAAATCAAGAACCACGGCCAGAATTGTTTATACCAAGGCTTTACCATAAAAAAGATCTCAACGACTAAAATAAGAAAGTTTATAAACTATAGGAAAGACAGCCCCTTAGATAGGGGCTGTTATTGAAATGTTACTTATTATCGGAATTACTTAGGCTCCAAACGTACGCTGAAACTAACTGAACTTTGTCTTTACCTAGGATACCGTCCCAAGCTGGCATTACGCCAGAACGTCCATTCATTACAGTTTCTGTTACGTCTGCACGTGAGTCACCAAATAACCAATCGTGATCGGTTAAATCAGGTGCGCCAACCGCAGGGTTACCTTTGCCATCTGTACCGTGACAAGCAGCACACACGACGAAGCGAGATTTACCAGCCTCAGCTTCACGAGCGTTAACTTTACGTCCCGATAGGCTTAGCGTGTAGCTCACGACTTCTTTAACGCCTTGCTCGCCTAAAGCATCCTTCCAAGAAGGCATTGCACCAATACGGCCTTTCATAACCGTCGTTACAATAGCTTGAGGCTCACCACCGTATAGCCAAGCGTCATCAGTTAGGTTAGGGAAACCTTTCTGACCACGAGCATCTGAACCATGACACTGTGAACAGTTTTGTAGGAACAGACGTTGGCCAACTTTGATTGCATCAGGATCCGCTGCAATATCAGGGATAGAGCGCAGGTTGTTGCCTGATTCATCATAAGCTAAGCGTTTAAATGCTTCACCAAAATAGGTTTCCGCATCATCAAGTTCTTTAGCGTATTGAACAGGGCGTTTGTTCTCTTGAGAAGCAAGAATCGACGCCTTAGACTCTTCAACAGTGCGAACAAGTTGATCCGAACTCTGCCAGCCTAGTAAGCCTTTGAAGTTACCTAAACCTGGATATAGCGCTAAATAAACAGCAGCAAAGATAAAGGTACTGATGAACAGATAAGTCCACCATTT
It encodes:
- a CDS encoding DUF2189 domain-containing protein — translated: MNNDIEEDFNLGGSVERALSGKYDLNVGAVLQEAWKYTIRHFLSFSPAIIILLLVQIGIFYIALKLQLGEPGMILDAIQNPELFNAAIVESIFVANFSYEVVSAPIYAGVSLMAMSHIAGLQTKPRHISKGLQFTIPVILATLFSLMLQGVAGMIIPFLSMYLSIAFSNSILLICEKRVSPMQSLLLSLRAVNKKILQVTALYMVVMMMFVIAAMFYGIGLIFVLPFFFHVKGIIYREMFGIKLKIVASDRPNKNDDDNDNDPQVFNA
- a CDS encoding glucosaminidase domain-containing protein, with the translated sequence MRKKIGLAAVSLIAGCSLFIAQQNRVEVEEQKAQAERANKNSKSDISLSYLPSGLPDFAALSNAKEKKEAFFDFMRPGVMIENSRIEKERTFLTTLGKGVAEGEVDSEQLDYAQRLGKLYSYPVTKSSVNQKWLDEMLLRVNVLPEALVLTQAANESAWGTSRFATSANNFFGQWCYTKGCGVVPLKRSGEATHEVAKFSSVQESIHRYFMNVNRNAAYKELRIIRADRLEKGENLLSEQTATALTNGLLKYSERGQSYVDDLQAMIRHNKSFWSQ
- a CDS encoding DUF2987 domain-containing protein, whose amino-acid sequence is MKKLPLALIGLFLGISVSTAHAQEYMFTYSKLYSQIKNNNKEGHDDVKVGVFFVDADTKKICTIDKAWMEKEEHYEEFVIPSSNELPIPFDMNLKSANPLVFVQTEESVQCDYSLVVMTKKPLEGRVNYAQVEQLLPQMQVMLEDLGGMFASWFTPEVQGLTLEFSNNINGHINVSNGKVIPIENGKAAITLNDIPQDGYLTLPQETLRVLPYLPSATQE
- the ttcA gene encoding tRNA 2-thiocytidine(32) synthetase TtcA, with product MNQTDSQKDNVEFNKLEKRLRRNVGNAIIDYNMIEENDVVMACISGGKDSFAMLDILLRLQKAAPVKFNVVAVNLDQKQPGFPEHVLPEYFESLGIDYYIVDKDTYSVVKEKIEEGKTTCGLCSRLRRGTLYSFAEKIGATKIALGHHLDDIVETMFLNMFHGARLKAMPPKLRSDDGRNVVIRPLTYCREKDLIQYAEHQQFPIIPCNLCGSQENLQRQSIKAMLIDWDKKTPGRVNQIFKSLQNISPSQLADKELFDFVNLPLDRSTEKPEYLFNEETISSTNIDESMYINVANI
- the uspE gene encoding universal stress protein UspE encodes the protein MSIYNKILVVADINHDAQPALARAMQLARKSKSKSHVQFFLSIYDFSYEMTSMLSVDERDAMRRGVIHQREQWMTKVAAQYIDDSIEFSVKVVWHNRPYEAIIAEVFGGGHDILIKGTRKHDILESVIFTPTDWHLLRKAPCPVLLIKNSDWPDNPNILASVHVGSENDTHLDLNDCMVEQVKNLSERLGATPYLVNAYPVTPANITIELPEFDPATYTDAVRGHHLTSMKALRQKHGIDEEFTVVEQGLPEDIIPETASKLNAAMVILGTTGRTGLSAVFIGNTAEHVIDKINCDVLALKPKGYVSPLDPSQTA
- a CDS encoding FNR family transcription factor — protein: MISEKPATKRIQSGGCAIHCQDCSISQLCIPFTLNESELDQLDQIIERKKPIQKSQELFKAGDELKSLYAIRSGTIKSYTITEQGDEQITAFHLAGDLVGFDAITDDAHPSFAQALETSMVCEIPYEILDDLSGKMPKLRQQIMRLMSNEIKGDQEMILLLSKKNAEERLAAFLYNLSTRFSQRGFSPREFRLTMTRGDIGNYLGLTVETISRLLGRFQKSDILSVKGKYITIIDHDALMELAGVSKE
- a CDS encoding sulfite exporter TauE/SafE family protein; this translates as MAPDWLAAFAIGLIGAGHCMGMCGGIASMLSISSNNSSHRFTIPIFYNIGRLLSYTLIGALIGGTVSSLTNLTDINHGLVWLRFLAAIFMILLAFYIGRWWHGLLVIEKLGQKLWKFISPAGKSLLPLKSSVHALPFGFIWGWLPCGLVYSTLTWSAVSGSAFDGAIIMLSFGLGTLPAMLLVGIGASYLKTIQQSPTFRNVGALMILAYGLYTAINTINILAFTV
- the ccoS gene encoding cbb3-type cytochrome oxidase assembly protein CcoS; the encoded protein is MESLYILIPIAIVLVCIAVAIFLWAVKSEQFEDLERQGHSILFDEDLPKTKEESKKLDEVASNHPGSGDKNGA
- a CDS encoding heavy metal translocating P-type ATPase, coding for MCKSCYHCGEEVPANTDFQVEILGENREMCCPGCETVAQTIVESGLESYYQYRTAPAEKADLVPEQLRALIHYDNEDVQSEFVRNSENSAEVTLSLEGVSCAACAWLIEKQVSSQAGVFSIRVNTTTNRAILGWDKTQTRLSELLGVIHRLGYKAAPFEADKQEAAYHEAMKQYLYRLGIAGLATMQVMMLAVALYLEVFGDLEPEFKHYFRWVSLIFATPVLLYSALPFYTNAWRSIRARTLGMDVPVSIALIFAYVASLIATVTEQGEVFFESISMFTFFLLVGRYLEMRARRKAAAASGNLLKLIPAIATTLDGDQVPVRTLKLGDQIRVRPGEHIPADGVILSGRVHINESMLTGESLPVVKKVGSTVFAGTLNGDESFELEVTSSKADSMISNIVRLQDEAQMSKPQIAQIADVVARYFVAILLVIAGCTWLYWHQSKPEDAFWIMLAVLVATCPCALSLATPTAITCATSRMGNFGILLRKGHVFETLCKVNHLVIDKTGTLTKGDVVISKIDVLAEIDEASCLSLAAALESHANHPIAKAFREYSDNEVSLSDVNNIIGSGIIGHYNGSELKIGSALFVLNKQQTVQSNCVYLSMNGKHIATFHYSDPIRKESVNFIKKFAQAGIKTTLLTGDSYANAKLVADEIGINEVISDAKPEDKLSFLNHLNDGQITMMVGDGINDAPTLAGAHLSVAMGGGTDVAKASADMVLLGDRLDRLLEARTLALKTRKIIRENLAWSLGYNLLILPLAVSGLVAPYIAVVGMSASSIIVVSNSLRLLKDQGK
- a CDS encoding FixH family protein, with translation MVKPWYKQFWPWFLISMPLVVVVWTVITVIVFSQNSVSLVTEDYYKKGKGINIDLSKINVAKELELSASVFSDENDVVISFNKGQLDHYPALTAMFVHRTLPDRDFTQLLTSDANGDYRLTLDKAMQGPWFIELTPHNAEWLVQGRVTFPSESPTELMN
- the ccoP gene encoding cytochrome-c oxidase, cbb3-type subunit III, producing MTTFWSLWIIVITVGTLVGCAVILTWCLKDKMGVEDGEDMGHEYDGIRELNNPLPKWWTYLFISTFIFAAVYLALYPGLGNFKGLLGWQSSDQLVRTVEESKASILASQENKRPVQYAKELDDAETYFGEAFKRLAYDESGNNLRSIPDIAADPDAIKVGQRLFLQNCSQCHGSDARGQKGFPNLTDDAWLYGGEPQAIVTTVMKGRIGAMPSWKDALGEQGVKEVVSYTLSLSGRKVNAREAEAGKSRFVVCAACHGTDGKGNPAVGAPDLTDHDWLFGDSRADVTETVMNGRSGVMPAWDGILGKDKVQLVSAYVWSLSNSDNK